From Actinopolymorpha cephalotaxi, one genomic window encodes:
- a CDS encoding bifunctional metallophosphatase/5'-nucleotidase — translation MDRRIPRRTFLTAAGAIATATAVGDIAYATPAAAQDAPEYVDVQLLNITDLHGYLQPTTPGQGSVITGAGGVKVTVGGVGYMATHLKRLREGKRNSLFFSSGDNFSGWPFEVDAHANEPTIEALNAMGLDFSTVGNHELDQSVGFLVDHMMNGEPYPVSGRDDDFLDSTGQRFRGANFDFYTANMVWADSGKTILPPYNIEWVDAGNGRKLPIAFIHLTVVGTEVGSTSYQPGLRSLSDLDQANKLAAELKARGVNAIVINIHDGGVAGNDYNAGSNPSGPVFQLAAKASPDIAAIVTGHWHCRFNMMVPDPNGVPRPVVEAGNHGSLINEINLKLDPDTGAVIRELTTSTNHANTRDVPLDEELQDIADYWTAQGAKRWATPLARTTGDFTRVPNASGESTMGNLAADFALWDAQQSRSGRADLALVATKPVSGSVALTGDLLYAKGSNAADADGTILFGEAWGAFGYGNPVLTVTMPGTMVHAALEAQWVEQADGSVKFAPFAVSRNVFYSFDTSRPVGKRVDPAGVHISGEPLDLKRDYRVAALAYTLIGGDGYKVFEGFTDPVRNDRDHEGFVAYLRAHRTITPAPLNRARPVA, via the coding sequence GTGGACAGACGGATTCCACGTCGCACCTTTCTCACCGCCGCCGGTGCGATCGCCACCGCCACCGCCGTCGGCGACATCGCCTATGCCACACCGGCCGCGGCGCAGGACGCACCCGAGTACGTCGACGTCCAACTGCTGAACATCACCGACCTGCACGGCTACCTGCAGCCCACGACACCCGGTCAGGGCAGCGTCATCACCGGCGCCGGTGGCGTGAAGGTGACGGTCGGCGGCGTGGGCTACATGGCCACGCACCTGAAGCGGCTGCGGGAGGGAAAGCGGAACTCCCTCTTCTTCTCCTCCGGGGACAACTTCTCCGGCTGGCCGTTCGAGGTCGACGCACACGCCAACGAGCCCACCATCGAGGCGCTCAACGCGATGGGCCTGGACTTCAGCACCGTCGGCAACCACGAACTCGACCAGAGCGTCGGCTTCCTGGTCGACCACATGATGAACGGCGAGCCCTACCCCGTGTCCGGCCGGGACGACGACTTCCTCGACTCCACCGGGCAACGGTTCCGGGGCGCGAACTTCGACTTCTACACCGCGAACATGGTGTGGGCGGACTCCGGGAAGACGATCCTCCCGCCGTACAACATCGAGTGGGTCGACGCCGGGAACGGCCGCAAGCTGCCGATCGCGTTCATCCACCTCACCGTTGTGGGCACCGAGGTCGGTTCGACGTCGTACCAGCCAGGTCTTCGGTCGCTGTCCGACCTCGACCAGGCGAACAAGCTCGCTGCCGAGCTCAAGGCCCGCGGCGTCAACGCGATCGTCATCAACATCCACGACGGCGGCGTCGCCGGCAACGACTACAACGCCGGCAGCAACCCGTCCGGCCCGGTGTTCCAGCTCGCGGCCAAGGCCTCTCCCGACATCGCCGCCATCGTCACCGGCCACTGGCACTGCCGGTTCAACATGATGGTGCCGGACCCGAACGGCGTTCCGCGCCCGGTGGTGGAGGCCGGCAACCACGGCTCGCTGATCAACGAGATCAACCTCAAGCTGGACCCGGACACCGGCGCGGTGATCCGCGAGCTCACCACCTCGACCAACCACGCCAACACCCGCGACGTGCCGCTGGACGAGGAACTGCAGGACATCGCCGACTACTGGACGGCGCAGGGCGCGAAGCGCTGGGCCACGCCGCTGGCAAGAACCACCGGCGACTTCACCCGCGTTCCGAACGCCTCCGGTGAGTCCACGATGGGCAACCTGGCCGCGGACTTCGCGTTGTGGGACGCGCAGCAGAGCCGGTCCGGTCGGGCCGACCTCGCCCTGGTCGCCACCAAGCCGGTCTCGGGTTCAGTCGCGCTGACCGGAGACCTGTTGTACGCAAAGGGTTCCAACGCCGCCGACGCGGACGGCACCATCCTCTTCGGCGAGGCCTGGGGCGCGTTCGGCTACGGCAACCCGGTGTTGACAGTGACCATGCCGGGGACCATGGTGCACGCGGCGCTGGAGGCCCAGTGGGTCGAGCAGGCCGACGGCTCGGTGAAGTTCGCGCCGTTCGCGGTGTCCCGCAACGTGTTCTACTCCTTCGACACCTCCAGGCCGGTCGGGAAACGCGTCGACCCGGCCGGTGTGCACATCAGCGGCGAGCCGCTGGACCTGAAACGCGACTACCGGGTCGCGGCCCTCGCCTACACCCTCATCGGCGGCGACGGGTACAAGGTCTTCGAGGGCTTCACCGACCCGGTACGCAACGACCGCGACCACGAGGGTTTCGTCGCCTACCTGCGGGCGCACCGCACGATCACCCCCGCACCCCTCAACCGGGCCCGCCCGGTGGCCTAG
- a CDS encoding ROK family protein, with translation MATARGQSADGGDLSRLRQLNERAVLAAVRAAGELRAAQIVERSGLGRTAVEDVLAGLVDRRWLVEGRAEVRGRGRPARSYRFRAEAGYVVGLDIGAYSIRSVLADLGGRVLATSHRRVSPDTRRADRLAAADRAIADCARGAGVATSRIWSVGVGTTGLVDREGRVVRVNAIPDWAGADLAAHFRRSARLVVVDNDSQLAALAEHRLGVATDVADLVLLHAGRRTGLALVVDGTLRRGFHGAAADLSTLPMLRWEPAIDYLHHCRAVPPDVPLADRAEHAFAAAREGRRAAVTAVRRYAREMALAAATAVGVVDPQVVVLGGAFSQAADVLLEPLTEELTRLFPQGPEVRASTLGADCVALGSVCLALDALDERLVGAGRGALPVLAARSV, from the coding sequence ATGGCAACAGCGCGAGGGCAGTCCGCCGACGGGGGTGACCTGTCCCGGCTCCGCCAGCTCAACGAGCGCGCGGTGCTGGCCGCCGTCCGCGCCGCGGGTGAGCTGCGGGCGGCGCAGATCGTCGAACGCAGCGGCCTCGGCCGGACCGCGGTGGAGGACGTGCTCGCCGGCCTGGTGGACCGGCGGTGGCTGGTCGAGGGGCGAGCGGAAGTACGCGGGCGTGGTCGGCCGGCGCGCAGCTACCGTTTCCGCGCCGAGGCGGGGTACGTCGTGGGGCTGGACATCGGTGCGTACTCGATCCGTTCGGTGCTCGCCGACCTCGGCGGCCGGGTCCTGGCGACGTCGCACCGCCGGGTGAGCCCGGACACCCGCAGGGCGGACCGGCTGGCAGCCGCCGATCGCGCGATCGCCGACTGCGCCCGCGGCGCCGGTGTCGCGACCTCCCGGATCTGGTCGGTGGGCGTGGGCACCACCGGACTGGTCGACCGGGAGGGCAGGGTCGTCCGGGTCAACGCCATCCCGGACTGGGCGGGGGCCGACCTGGCCGCACACTTCCGCCGGTCGGCGCGGCTGGTCGTGGTGGACAACGACAGCCAGTTGGCCGCGCTGGCCGAGCACCGCCTGGGCGTGGCGACCGACGTGGCCGATCTGGTGCTGCTGCACGCCGGCCGGCGTACCGGCCTGGCCCTGGTCGTCGACGGGACGCTGCGGCGCGGCTTCCACGGAGCGGCCGCGGATCTGTCGACGCTGCCGATGCTGCGCTGGGAGCCGGCGATCGACTACCTCCACCACTGCCGCGCGGTGCCGCCGGACGTGCCGCTCGCCGACCGTGCGGAGCACGCGTTCGCGGCTGCCCGGGAGGGCCGCCGGGCAGCGGTGACCGCCGTTCGCCGGTATGCGCGGGAGATGGCGCTCGCGGCCGCCACCGCGGTCGGCGTCGTGGACCCGCAGGTGGTGGTGCTGGGCGGCGCGTTCTCCCAGGCGGCCGACGTGCTGCTGGAGCCGCTCACCGAGGAGCTGACCCGGTTGTTCCCGCAGGGCCCGGAGGTACGCGCGTCCACGCTGGGCGCGGACTGCGTGGCGCTGGGAAGCGTCTGCCTCGCCCTGGACGCGCTGGACGAACGCCTGGTGGGCGCCGGCCGCGGCGCGCTTCCGGTTCTGGCCGCTCGCAGCGTCTGA